The following are encoded together in the Bombus pascuorum chromosome 10, iyBomPasc1.1, whole genome shotgun sequence genome:
- the LOC132911362 gene encoding COMM domain-containing protein 7-like — MVKNITKILDISWRFGVTAASNESDNMGKSFLHLKLKLEENGKTRNVFVEMTISEFYKFIHDLEKAKCNLDLLL; from the exons atggttaaaaatatcacaaaaatcCTTGACATTTCGTGGAGATTTGGTG TAACTGCAGCGAGTAATGAATCTGACAACATGGGGAAATCATTCttgcatttaaaattaaaattagaagaaaatggCAAAACTAGGAATGTTTTTGTAGAAATGACAATcagtgaattttataaatttatacatgatctagaaaaagcaaaatgtaatcttgatttattactttga